From a region of the Paenibacillus lutimineralis genome:
- a CDS encoding DUF4062 domain-containing protein: MARTKIFISSVNEDGLKPLRKSVYQELHALGHEPVMWEENIGPWLASADPVTLCLQAVEQCDIYLLFIGSKAGTYDKAAERTITHLEFIKAQEQEITILVFADVEVKRIFFSTVKPLLDQYIDQYISKEERFPSPLHMMDALRKHKQVPGYIDPYVWYFLYDMILRNVYVDDLSLGVPIDWRSYFSDLLRRGSLLLPLEESIQLSGNRLEQLDEAFDLITGLIPQMQISGFRDAEKFLSLIKDRACGGMIEHGYGKYMTESVGSYGDCSAITLYVSQEDQLHLVAKCGKAQGPPYYKLDNKSSYAVLTYQMGDQREQVFFTAAKNMFYYCIRSGPYVITLHYPAEPDWDYRKFIRYKESVNHAIISKNPVIIEFIKLSLGGMQRG, encoded by the coding sequence TTGGCAAGAACGAAAATCTTCATAAGTTCTGTGAACGAGGATGGGCTGAAGCCGCTCCGCAAAAGCGTGTATCAGGAACTTCACGCCCTTGGCCATGAGCCGGTGATGTGGGAGGAGAATATCGGACCGTGGCTAGCCAGCGCTGATCCCGTTACACTCTGTCTGCAAGCTGTCGAGCAATGCGATATTTATCTGTTGTTCATCGGCAGCAAGGCCGGCACCTATGATAAGGCGGCGGAAAGAACAATCACTCACCTGGAATTCATCAAAGCGCAGGAACAGGAAATTACAATCCTGGTGTTTGCTGATGTCGAGGTTAAGCGGATCTTCTTCAGTACAGTCAAACCGCTGCTCGACCAATATATCGATCAATATATTAGTAAAGAGGAACGTTTCCCTTCCCCGCTTCATATGATGGATGCACTTCGAAAGCATAAGCAAGTTCCAGGGTATATCGATCCCTATGTATGGTATTTCCTCTACGATATGATTTTGCGCAACGTGTATGTAGATGATTTATCATTGGGGGTACCCATCGACTGGAGAAGCTATTTCAGTGATCTACTGCGCAGAGGCTCCCTCCTGCTTCCGCTTGAGGAATCCATCCAGCTTAGCGGTAACCGACTGGAGCAGTTGGACGAAGCTTTTGATCTGATTACCGGTTTAATACCACAAATGCAGATCAGCGGTTTTCGTGATGCGGAGAAATTTCTGAGTCTGATTAAGGACCGAGCTTGCGGCGGTATGATTGAACACGGCTATGGGAAATATATGACGGAGAGTGTCGGAAGCTATGGAGATTGCTCTGCGATAACCCTGTATGTGAGCCAGGAAGATCAACTCCATCTAGTCGCCAAGTGTGGAAAGGCACAAGGTCCCCCATACTATAAGCTGGACAATAAGAGCTCCTACGCCGTTCTGACTTACCAAATGGGTGATCAGCGTGAACAGGTCTTCTTCACCGCAGCCAAGAATATGTTCTACTATTGTATCCGTTCCGGGCCTTATGTCATCACTTTACATTATCCAGCTGAACCAGATTGGGATTATAGGAAGTTTATCCGCTATAAAGAAAGTGTAAACCATGCTATAATAAGTAAAAATCCTGTTATTATTGAATTCATCAAACTAAGTCTAGGAGGGATGCAGCGTGGGTAG
- a CDS encoding TetR/AcrR family transcriptional regulator encodes MQVLKDELRHAMLKVAQNMFLDPGYEKTSMKDIAAKVGVSVGNLYRYFPNKEALLEAVTMPAYERLLELMENSEDISANRMPIILDQLESLLAEFLREYRQSLLILLYESKGTRQENIRNEFFDRFVGHVKMHFADYNQKTAAMKQLNSDAARPLAIAFLEGYFEIIRLYSDEDQIVQAAREYVTIWFSGLQILL; translated from the coding sequence ATGCAGGTTTTAAAAGATGAGTTGCGGCATGCTATGCTGAAGGTTGCCCAAAATATGTTCCTGGATCCCGGTTATGAGAAGACATCCATGAAGGATATCGCAGCTAAAGTGGGGGTGTCTGTCGGCAACTTGTATCGTTATTTTCCTAATAAAGAAGCCTTGTTGGAGGCTGTCACGATGCCGGCGTATGAACGACTGCTTGAGCTTATGGAGAATAGTGAGGACATTTCTGCGAACCGTATGCCGATCATCTTGGATCAGTTGGAGAGCCTGCTAGCGGAGTTTCTGCGCGAATATCGGCAGAGTTTGCTGATTTTATTGTACGAGAGTAAGGGAACACGGCAAGAGAATATTAGAAATGAATTCTTTGATCGCTTTGTAGGTCATGTCAAGATGCATTTTGCAGATTATAATCAAAAGACGGCAGCAATGAAGCAGCTTAACTCAGATGCGGCGCGGCCGCTAGCGATTGCGTTCCTGGAAGGATATTTTGAGATCATTCGCCTCTATAGCGATGAAGACCAGATCGTTCAAGCTGCCCGAGAATACGTAACCATATGGTTCTCAGGATTACAGATTTTGCTATAG
- a CDS encoding ABC transporter ATP-binding protein, giving the protein MIEVHDLKYRYPGSKEQVLHGLHFSIPKGEIFGFLGPSGAGKSTAQKILIGILKQYEGQVTVLGRNVCDAKPDYYERIGVAFEFPNFYGRFTALENLRLFRSLYKGSTSKPEELLEKVGLAKYGHTKVENFSKGMKMRLNLCRALLNQPDILFLDEPTSGLDPVNARLVKEIILQMKANGKTVLITTHNMHTAEEICDRIAFIVDGRIVLIDTPRELKVQHGKRRVRVEYRKDKQVKQEHFALSGIGTNPEFTGLLLREEIETIHTEEATLEDIFIKVTGRNLE; this is encoded by the coding sequence ATGATCGAAGTACATGATTTGAAATATAGGTATCCCGGAAGCAAGGAGCAGGTTCTTCATGGTCTTCATTTTTCTATTCCGAAGGGTGAAATATTTGGCTTTCTGGGTCCCTCAGGTGCCGGCAAAAGCACGGCTCAGAAAATCCTCATCGGCATCCTGAAGCAATACGAAGGGCAAGTCACCGTTTTGGGGAGAAATGTCTGTGATGCTAAGCCTGATTATTACGAGAGAATTGGTGTAGCCTTTGAGTTTCCTAATTTTTATGGTCGTTTTACCGCATTGGAGAATCTCCGTCTGTTTCGTTCCCTCTATAAAGGATCAACGAGCAAACCTGAGGAGCTGCTGGAAAAGGTTGGGCTGGCGAAATACGGCCATACAAAGGTTGAGAACTTCTCCAAAGGAATGAAAATGAGGCTTAACCTGTGCCGTGCGTTGCTAAATCAACCTGATATTTTATTTCTGGATGAGCCTACCTCTGGACTGGACCCGGTTAATGCCCGGTTAGTCAAGGAGATCATTCTACAAATGAAGGCCAATGGGAAAACGGTACTGATTACAACGCACAATATGCATACGGCAGAAGAGATTTGCGATCGGATCGCTTTTATAGTCGACGGACGAATCGTTCTCATTGACACCCCACGTGAATTAAAAGTACAGCACGGTAAAAGGCGCGTCCGGGTGGAGTATAGGAAAGATAAGCAAGTAAAACAAGAACATTTCGCATTAAGTGGAATCGGGACTAATCCAGAGTTCACGGGACTGCTGCTTCGGGAAGAGATTGAAACGATTCATACAGAGGAAGCAACTCTAGAGGACATTTTTATTAAGGTGACGGGGAGGAATCTGGAATGA